AGaatgtcctcctcggggacaacaacaaagcccgcaggtagacctaattccgtgaacaagtcagaagggttcaaccaagttctttatatgtaaaaatagaagcaaggtaaattaaagttaccatgatttttggccttccacccgtatttaagggctagTTCTTTCCATGAACGAGTTTCGGGCGTTGTGAcgtccaagatcttctgaacccacccGTCCAAACCTTTcaccaccggtgggatccatcgagttgctcGAAGGGTGAAGAGATGATACGACCGTAGAAGAATATCTAGTAAAAGGAATATTATACAAAGAACTTACGAGTGTGGTTCCAtgcaaccggaaaggatgaagccattgtcggaatgatgtcgttggtagcaactgcaacgaaccactccatccacccacggtcgttatcatcatccatgctagaaaacaaagcatggtgaccacgcttgcaaaggtttatcattccccaacagaagattttgggggaatataGATTCATCATTTGAGCTAAGTTTTGCTCCTCTTCAGTTTCTTGGCACAAACTTCGGAGGCAGGCGATCGTCCTCCACACtaaaggacttacttgtgccaaacatacctgatagcaaaggcaaaactccgcaatcacggaatcaagctctccgctcaaataaaacgcacccaaagtaaagggatacgtgaaaaagtatgtaaaacctttcttgggaagggtcactcgctccgataaaTCAGGAGCAATAATTTTCAACTCATTTCAGtggcagtcctccttcacagcaggaatactggaaggacgaatagaagaagggtacctactaataGCCCATATACGAGGGTTAGCTGTAGGaaatttctcttaaaaatccttcgaagtactaagcctctttgggatgatggaacccattgttggaggaacggaatcttcggttttgttcttattctttgtAGAACCAGCACATttagaggaagaagccattggaaaagaagaaggtaaaaaggttgtgtttgaagaaaattagaaaaaaatagaaaacaagGATGCAAGTCAGAAGCTCAAGCAATTgtgaaacgcaaaggaaaagaaagttgcgtataagtaaaattttggcggctaaattcatgaccatgattacctcgataatcggcaaaagttgtgTTGAATCaagggatgacgcgtgttcggggcattaaatacggagagacgtgtgtctaatcaactgtcagagaCTTTCAGAGGAAATTATAGTAATTTCCGCcaaaaaggtatttctaccaacttttcggtaacacaaagttatatcaccgaaaagcagggggactatctgtatagggtaaaatatgatatgacacgtggatGACTAAAATGAGGACATATGGAATCCAAGATGTGATGGTTGAGGACCGAACGCagccattccgcttgtcaccggaaaggataacgtttgtaaaagtgtattaaatgctctgcgcccggtagcatttactaaggaatattctgcatCATTAAGAGCGAAGGTCCGTTATAaaaaatttgacatttatgttcaccgttatatcttcatcaatgacccttataattggcattaaaggagggTATGATCCTAGGATTTTTTTCCCTatgcatagctataaatagtgatctTAGTTACCATTGTAAATGAGACGAATTTTCTCGCAAAAACATATTCTATATTCTATCAAAAGTTTAtacaatttcactttcttgccttttgatctcatcattgctgtgttcGAAAATCGTGTTCACGAAATCACCATCtttgctatttcatttatattttaaggctaagtattgtgtatttttttgattattatattatttcaagatcaaattagttcatttgtctaaaaatcacgtataaattaaACTCTACCGTATTACGAAAAACAATAATGCTTTAGGTATATTAGATTTTTTCCCATTGAGATGGTCTATTATGATTGGACGTACAACTAATGATGATTAAGGACTTTTAATGAAAATTTACGCTTTGCAGCTTCTACGTATAACTATTTTCCGTCGAGTAATTTGAAAAGCTTTTTTGCGCAATAGGCATTTCAAATATTACATTTATTATATTAATGCTATCTTCTTTGACAAGGTGGATTGCtttgatggtaagcaccctccacttccaatcaagaggttgtgagttcgagtcaccccaagagcaaggtggggagttcttggaaggaAGGATGTTGTGTTTATATTAATGTTATCttcaattttataaaaattcgaAAATGCATTTATTAAAGAAGATTCTCGCAAAATATTGATCAACTTTGTTTGTGAGCTATATGACAGGAAATGCAATTTGAATGGTTTACAATGAATGATTTATCAATGGACCCGAAACCTAATTAATTATTGTGCattattgctttgagtcctttTTCGAGTCTAGCGGTCAGATACGTTCAACGTTTATTATTGTGTTATTCTTCTCATTTATTTCCTCGTGGACAATAGTGATTAGGATCAAGACATATAATTGTTTGCGGTTCGTATAGAGTATAAACAACGAAATAGGCCAATATTTTTTAGAGCTTTATTACTTTAACCAGTCACAGTTAGCGCCCAATAATTTGAAGCTCAAATATTTAAACTTTCAGAACTTGTTTGGAAGTATTTATGTAATTGAATTTGAGTGTAGTTTAATGTAATTATACAATTTAATATATTTATCTGTACATTTAATTACTTAATCCACATAAAATTATGCATAATTAAAATGAGGTAACTACACTTTGCAATTATCAAAGGCGATAAAGAATTAATGGTAATAATATAGCATAATTACCATATGATATTTcaaaacttatttttttctttttaatatatttttaaaaaaactctTTTCCTCCTCAGATTTATCTCTGAGAGCGTACTTCTTGCTCCTAATTCTAGCCTCGGTGCTCCTTTTACCTTTTTTTTCGCCTACTATATATTTTCTCTTACTGTGATTCTTTTTAACCCTTTTTATTGTTTTATCTATAGAGTCTTCTTGCTGCTAGTGCAATTGCTGGTACTCCTTCTTCTCCTTTTTCCCTTCTTATTGCATACTTTCCTGCTTTCATTTTTCTTACTGCATAcatatattgtagtaatttatgaTTTATtgtatatttttcttctttattccTACTTATGACGTCAGTATTAATAAGTATTGTGCTTTATTATAAATTTAAAATGCTCGTTTTATTTGTCTTCTAGATAGACTAATAAATAATATTCATTTGTCTGATTGCTTGATCATGTAAGATTTCAATAATAAACTAAAAAATACGATGTTGTCAGACAATATATATGCAATGTAAGAGATGACTCAATAGAATTGATGCCAATAAATTTAATAGGGTTTCCTTTAATGAGAAAGACTTttttaaacaaaaataaattatcAGCAAAAATAACTATAATTTCACAAGTTACATTAGCTTTAATTAAACTATAAAtctttttgtgtaaattattgtgaaagaaaaataatattttagttGCCAAGAAAGAACCAACAAAGAAGTACATTTTTGAGATAATTAAAGTAAAAAATTCACATTTAGATATTAAAATTTATgaagtattatttttttttagtaaataatattaaatatcacATATTAGTTACTCTAATAACAATATAAATCAAATGAAGAAATGGGAAAGATAAATGGGATCTCTAGGTGCATCACTCAACTATTAGGAAGAAAGTTGGGTGGGTGGGACGTTGGGGCCCACGTGACGGATTGGAGTGTAGAAGTGTGATGATGTTTGATGAAATAAGCTCAGGAGCAATTTAGTCAAATCAGTCAAAAGATTATGTTGAAGTTACGGTAAAGTAAAGCAATCATATTGCTTCATTTTAACTGAATTTATCAAAACGCCCTTTATGTTAAGCATGTGGACCATCATCTGCTAATCCTCTTATATACTATTTACTTTCTAGTTTGCCATTATGTCATCACTAGGACAAAATAATACCGAATTAAACGTGATGTTCATAAGATTATTAGCGATTTTCATTTTTCATAAAATCAAAGTCTTAAATATTTGAATTCGGGAAAGGGTCAAATTTGTCATGTACTATTTGAAATTGAGCAACTTTCGTTAAATTTTTGACTAATATTACCTCATCCGCTGCTGGAAAAAAATCTCATTTACCCTTATCAGCTTATCCCCTGATGGAGTTCTGATATAAGGTGATTTTAAATCATAATAGTAAAAATTGAGTGATAAAAATTGGACCATTTTGCCGTGCCATACATTCAAAGTATTTGCCAGAACTTTGCCGCTATATGCATTCAATGCATCCACATAGCATGGTTATCTTATTGGCATTGAGTCAATTTAAGACCAAGATCCTAAAAGAGTACTGTCTTTAAGGGACCCCATTAAAAAATGATAAATATGCTAATCTTGTTGAAGGGGAATTTTGGAGTGATAATAGAGTTATATTTGTATGACCTAAGGTTATAAGTTCCAATTTGTCACTAATAATTGTATTAGCGTAATTTGTCTACATTACAATCTTAGAGGTGTGACCCTTTTTCGAATCATGCGTGAATACAGAATATTTTGTGAATCGCACtatcttttttttaaatatatacttACCTTCGTTCATGCATCTGCTTATTGATCGCCAATTATGCGGTATCATATCATCCCACACCATTCGTACATGTTACAAAGAGTTAATTACCTTCTTCCTTTCCATTTACGCAAACATTGGTTCTTACTTCTATCAAACAAAGAGTTAATTACCTTCTTCCATTGGTTCGTTTGGTGCATGAGATAAGAATAATAATTACGGGAtagaaaatataattaattttattcCATATTTATTTTGAGGTATAAACTAATTCCGTAACAATTTTTACACTAAAATGGTAGAATTAGTTATCCCATATAAAAGGTGGGATAACTAATCCCATAGATATTCGAATATATCGCACCATTACAGCAAAACGACCCTAAGGAACAGACGAGACTGTTTCCATGAATAGTTGACACTTGGAATGATTGGATTGTTCAATAAATGAGAAGAGTAACAGACGAAGGCTAAATTTTGATTAGAGTTTATTACtacttttaaaattaaaaaatgtcTCGGCTTTCTATAATTTGCTATTAAATCatcataataataatgataaaaaGACTACTAAGTCATTTAAGTTCATAAGATTATCGGCGATCTCATTTTTCAAACAGTTATAAACTTTTCAAAAGACGTCTCAGAAATTTCATCTTAAATATTTCCAAAAAGTTATACTTACCAAATTTCACAAGATTAAGACGAAATATAAAACAAAATTTATTCTTCTGAACATATTTCAATTAGGAGGAACTAGGAGTcttcataaaaacccgaaaaatcgaaccaaaccgaccaaaaaaactgatactttttaggtttggtttggttttggttttgaattttaaaaatcgatcaatattggtttggttttggttttaatcaaaaaataaccgaaaaaatcgaacaaaaccgactatagaagtagctatttaaatttattattacacctagctatatatatgtatatttttatataaagtttctaaaattttatgatacatattagtcgtttatatttttagtctagttttttgctattataataatctaattttttgcctttacattctactTTGATTGGTAATTTTCTTTTACTAAgtacaataatttatttcatgttaaaaataattaatttttaattgagtacttaaattattcatcacgagttgattcaattatcatcaatatatcttggtaaatgatagatttctcaaagagcaattgatttgatagtattacgttgaaaatgtagtctccggaatatgtgtttggtagtttATGTCTCATGTTTAAGAAAAAAACCGATAAATAACCAAAAAACCGACTAAAACCGACAAaaatcgaatcgataaaaaacgacttaattgatttggtttggtttcaatatttgaagaatcgacttaattgatttggtttctttttaggaaaatatcgaaccaaaccgaacCATAAATACCCCTCGAGGAACAATCCCCCTTCTGGACTCTGGAGAGATGATAAAAGGGAAagttaaagaaaaataattaccAAAAATTATATGGTGATGGGTAGAATCCCTAAAAAAAACAATTATGTAAAAAATGCTTCCTCTTTCACAGGCTGAATTCGAAGGAAATTTAAAAACAAGTAAAATGAAAAAGGAGAAAATGTGATTGTGAAAGTTCAAGGCTCGAGGTCAAAAAGTCATAGTGTATAGCTGCATCCAATTGCATAGACACACGAGACACATGTGAGATCCTTCCTTTTGCTCTGTACTTCTGTGGCACAAGGGGAATACTTCTATGTTTCACTTTCAACCGAGGGAGCATTGGAACAACATAAAACTATTTGTTTTTGTGATTTTTAGATTACGGATGCCAACCGTGAATAGTTATATTTAGGTAAATTGCCTATATTATTTTTTGTGTATATTtggtataaaaaaaaatatttttcgaaaaatattttttaattttttcatatttttttgacTTAAATATTTTGGACAACATTTTTCTCGtcaactcatttttctccaatttcCTTATCAATAGAAGgagaaatattttctaaaactctTTTCCAACCTTCTCTCCATTCCCACCCTTACACCCCACCCCAACTCCACCAATctcacccccaccccaccccaccccacctaaatagaaatattattaatagtattttcttttcatgttatagatcaaatatatttttttttatttcaacaaatgagtatttttttttcacgatataattttttttaaacaaaaaaagtACATTCTTTTCGTGatgtagaaaatatattttttttttatttcaacaaaatgatgtagcaaaacgtattttctttcatttcaataaaatgatgtagtgaaaagtattttcttttatttcaacaaaaagagtattttcttttcacgatattttttctttcatttcaacaaaatgagtattttctttttatgatgtagaaaaaatattttatttcattttcaacaaactgaatactttattttcatgttgtagaaatagtactttctttttcaaccaaaaaagaatattttactttagttatggagcacaagttcaacgttatttttgcgtaaaatagtaaagcaacacattagttcTTTTGGGTTTgtgtaaatttttaaaagaataattaaattcttaaagaaaaatatagtcATAAAAATGTTGGATATTTCGGGGAGAGGAGAGCACATGAAACATAGGGACTTGGGGAGGGGGTGAGGtgagtagcataaaaaattatttttctaaaaaatattttctaatctctaaacaaatactagaaaatatttttcaaaaaaaatattttcgctcACCAACTAAATAAGAGAAAATAAGTGATAACACTACTCATTTTCCGTGAAAACTTTTTTTTTGGAAAACATTTTACTCCCTACCAAACACATCCTTTGAGATGTGATATTTTTTCCTAAATTTACCTGAATAAGGAATGGTTTATGTATCAAACGGTAATTTTCCCTCTCAAAGACCCCAACAGGCACGCCTACTTGCAGCTTTTAGGTTGTCCACACGGCACGCACTTTTGACTATTGTTCAAGTTTTACACCCCCCTGAAATCAGATATAACAACCATTTCCTAAAACGTAATTTAACCTTAACACTTACCTGGCCCTAACAAActtgccaaaaaaatagaataaaatccGAACTAATTCTAATTTCAGGTCCGCTTTCTCACCCGCAATGCAGCTTCTTCACCCGAAAAAGACGAAGACAAAAGGACAGTGGAAAAAATAGCAATTCACCACAAGTGGATATAATTagcttttttccttctttttggcTAGTGGTGGATGGGTCAATCAGCTTCCACCGTCGCCGGAGCTCATAACCGTATCAAATTCAGATCCTCGTCGCCGATTTCTTCCATGAAAGATAGCGACGATTCCGACGATGCTGTTATTGATGTATTCGAAGTCGGAGATTTTGATTATACTAACTATATTCCTGATGAGTGTTTAGCTTGCATTTTCCAGTCTCTTAGCTCAGGTGACCGGAAAAGTTGTTCTCTCGTCTGCCGCCGTTGGCTCCGCGTCGAAGGTCAGAGCCGTCACCGTCTCTCTCTCAACGCGCAATCGGACCTTGTAACGGTGGCTCCTTTGATTTTTTCCCGATTCGATTCGGTCACGAAACTCGCTTTGAAATGTGACCGTAGATCTACGAGTATAGGTGACGAGGCGTTGGTGCTTATCTCGTTACGGTGCCGGAACCTAACTCGTTTGAAGCTCCGATCGTGCCGTGAGCTTACTGATGCTGGAATGGAAGCTTTCGCGAAGAATTGCAAGGGTTTGAAGAAGCTATCTTGTGGATCGTGTGCTTTTGGAGCTAAAGGCATGAACGCCGTGTTGAATAACTGCTCGGCGCTGGAAGAGTTGTCAGTAAAGCGCCTACGTGGCATCACAGATGGCGCGTCGGCTGAGCCGATTGGTCCTGGTGTTGCAGGAGGTTCTCTAAGAGTTATATGCCTTAAGGAACTGTATAATGGACAGTGTTTTGGACCGTTAATTATTGGATCGAAGAATTTGCGGACGCTTAAGCTATTCCGGTGTTCTGGAGATTGGGATAAGCTTCTGGAAGTGATTGCTGAACAAGTTAGCTGTGGACTTGTTGAAGTTCATCTTGAGAGGCTTCAGGTAAGTGACACTGGTCTTGCTGCTATTTCTAAATGTTTAAATCTTGAAATTCTGCACCTTGTGAAAACGCCTGAATGCACTAATATTGGTTTAAAGACTGTTGCTGAACACTGTAAGCTTTTAAGAAAGCTTCATATTGATGGATGGAAGACTAACAGGATAAGTGATGAAGGGTTAATTGCTGTGGCAAAACATTGCCCCAACTTACAAGAATTGGTTTTAATCGGTGTGAACCCGACATGTGCTAGTTTGGAGAAGCTGGCTACGAATTGCTTGAATTTAGAGAGATTGGCTTTGTGTGGAAGTGAAACTGTTGGGGATCCTGAACTGTCGTGCATAGCTGCAAAATGTAATGCTTTGAGAAAACTCTGTATAAAGAGTTGCCCAGTATCCGATCAGGGTATGGAAGCACTTGCTGGTGGATGTCCGAATTTGGTGAAAGTAAAGGTTAAGAAGTGTAGATTGGTGACTTCTGAAAGTGCAGACTGGTTGAGGACCACTAGGGGTTCTGTGGCCGTGAACTTGGATGCAACTGAACCTGAAAATCCCGATGCAAGCGC
This region of Nicotiana tomentosiformis chromosome 4, ASM39032v3, whole genome shotgun sequence genomic DNA includes:
- the LOC104094064 gene encoding F-box protein At1g47056-like, which produces MGQSASTVAGAHNRIKFRSSSPISSMKDSDDSDDAVIDVFEVGDFDYTNYIPDECLACIFQSLSSGDRKSCSLVCRRWLRVEGQSRHRLSLNAQSDLVTVAPLIFSRFDSVTKLALKCDRRSTSIGDEALVLISLRCRNLTRLKLRSCRELTDAGMEAFAKNCKGLKKLSCGSCAFGAKGMNAVLNNCSALEELSVKRLRGITDGASAEPIGPGVAGGSLRVICLKELYNGQCFGPLIIGSKNLRTLKLFRCSGDWDKLLEVIAEQVSCGLVEVHLERLQVSDTGLAAISKCLNLEILHLVKTPECTNIGLKTVAEHCKLLRKLHIDGWKTNRISDEGLIAVAKHCPNLQELVLIGVNPTCASLEKLATNCLNLERLALCGSETVGDPELSCIAAKCNALRKLCIKSCPVSDQGMEALAGGCPNLVKVKVKKCRLVTSESADWLRTTRGSVAVNLDATEPENPDASASDGGVPEVGSENRQVAAQVGGANIASSSTGRSNSFKARLGLTTGRHLVACTFRRWSSFGGSSSSRNT